One part of the Eucalyptus grandis isolate ANBG69807.140 chromosome 10, ASM1654582v1, whole genome shotgun sequence genome encodes these proteins:
- the LOC108959095 gene encoding uncharacterized protein LOC108959095 yields MGARTNFYKNPSFAYKGDFNLSSALRNLKAYNSMTGSASLNDGEPSNNENAERRRRRDSGAPRGRSSVAVEDNRPMSLEENVQKRRRETSAGQVYQELTPDVLGASSSGLNLVDYASDGSTSERDEEKETEICGNIVEGDQTNGKVI; encoded by the exons atgggggCGAGGACCAATTTCTACAAGAATCCTTCGTTCGCTTACAAAGGAGACTTCAATCTCTCCTCCGCTCTTCGAAACCTCAAAG CTTACAACAGCATGACTGGAAGCGCCTCCTTGAATGATGGAGAACCTTCGAACAACGAGAATGCcgagcgccgccgccgccgggactCTGGAGCGCCACGTGGCCGGAGCAGCGTCGCCGTGGAGGACAATCGGCCGATGTCACTCGAGGAAAACGTCCAAAAGAGGAG GAGAGAAACGAGCGCGGGTCAGGTTTATCAGGAATTGACTCCTGATGTTCTG GGGGCTTCGAGTTCGGGTTTGAACTTAGTTGACTACGCAA GCGATGGAAGCACTTCTGAAAGGGATGAAGAGAAGGAGACTGAAATTTGTG GTAATATTGTTGAAGGCGACCAAACCAATGGAAAAGTAATCTAG